In the genome of Cuculus canorus isolate bCucCan1 chromosome 26, bCucCan1.pri, whole genome shotgun sequence, one region contains:
- the RNF122 gene encoding RING finger protein 122 translates to MPPITFQDLPLNIYMVIFGTGIFVFMLSLIFCCYFISKLRHQAQSERFGYKEVVLKGDTRRLNMHGQTCAVCLEDFKVKEELGVLPCQHGFHRKCLVKWLEVRCVCPMCNKPMAGPAQPRAGIGTLLDELV, encoded by the exons ATGCCTCCCATCACGTTCCAGGATCTGCCGCTGAACATCTACATGGTCATTTTTGGCACCGGCATCTTTGTCTTCATGCTCAGCCTTATCTTCTGCTGCTACTTCATCAG caAACTGCGGCACCAGGCTCAGAGCGAGAGGTTTGGGTACAAGGAG gTGGTTTTGAAAGGTGATACCCGAAGGCTGAACATGCACGGG CAGACCTGTGCCGTCTGCCTGGAGGATTTTAAGgtgaaggaggagctgggggtgctgcCGTGCCAGCACGGCTTCCACAGAAA GTGCCTGGTGAAGTGGCTGGAGGTGCGCTGCGTCTGCCCCATGTGCAACAAACCCATGGCAGGTCCGGCACAGCCCCGTGCTGGCATCGGCACGCTGCTGGATGAACTGGTgtga
- the DUSP26 gene encoding dual specificity protein phosphatase 26, giving the protein MAFLSRFSRNGTRSPSRGLREERSNHPILSVFELERLLYTGKTACNHADEVWPGLYLGDQDIAANRRELAHLRITHILNASHSKWRGGAEYYEGTGIRYLGIEAHDSPSFDMSPYFYPAADFIHQALNEGRILVHCAVGVSRSATLVLAYLMIRHHMPLVEAIKTVKDHRGIIPNRGFLRQLVALDNALRLKRSA; this is encoded by the exons ATGGCTTTCCTGTCGAGGTTCTCCAGGAATGGCACCAGGTCGCCGAGCCGAGGCTTGCGGGAAGAACGCAGCAACCACCCCATCCTCAGCGTCTTCGAGCTTGAAAGGTTGTTGTACACAGGAAAGACAGCCTGTAACCATGCTGATGAGGTCTGGCCAGGACTCTACCTAGGAGATCA AGATATAGCGGCCAATCGGCGTGAGCTGGCTCACCTGCGCATCACCCACATCCTCAATGCCTCGCACAGCAAGTGGAGGGGGGGTGCTGAGTACTACGAGGGCACAGGCATCCGCTACCTGGGCATCGAGGCCCACGACTCGCCTTCCTTTGACATGAGCCCCTACTTTTATCCTGCAGCTGACTTCATCCACCAAGCGCTGAATGAAG GAAGGATCCTTGTGCACTGTGCTGTCGGAGTCAGCAGGTCGGCCACCTTGGTCCTCGCCTACCTCATGATCCGCCACCACATGCCCCTTGTAGAAGCCATAAAGACGGTCAAGGACCACCGCGGTATCATCCCCAACCGGGGTTTCTTGCGCCAGCTGGTCGCCCTGGACAATGCcctgaggctgaagaggagtGCATGA